A stretch of Miscanthus floridulus cultivar M001 chromosome 13, ASM1932011v1, whole genome shotgun sequence DNA encodes these proteins:
- the LOC136499493 gene encoding uncharacterized protein, with protein MESQCMNHPYPVKHLYKDYELLKRFLRQAARPKEGKGKEEAKKRGAVGKDEDGFSDLEECLMIFGGSDAIHSKRQHKRDHPSHIAQPSHYPLVVDPIIRKKCLTNIDLPVMFGHRANFRLEVLTFEVVDFLGSYHTFLGWPCYAKFMAISNYTYLKLKMQRPNDIITIGSTFSHAYTCDCEHYELATTVINSVELPEVGNLATPVVPDCNGPTFSSAFHPTEETKAVEIDPTDPTKMVRMRTKLLAK; from the exons atggagagtcaaTGCATGAACCACCCAtatcccgtcaaacacctctacaaggactacgagctcctcaagcgcttcctgcgGCAAGCCGCTaggccaaaggaagggaaaggcaaggaggaggccaagaaacGAGGCGCGGTGGGCAAGGATGAAGACGGCTTCTCTGAcctcgaggaatgcctcatgatctttgggggatccgatgctatccactccaagcgccagcacaag agagaccatccttcccacatcgccCAACCGAGTCACTACCCGCTcgttgtcgaccccatcatccgcaagaagtgcctcaccaac atcgacctgcccgtcatgtttggccACCGCGCCAACTTCCGCTTGGAGGTTCTAACCTTTGAGgtagtggactttctagggtcctaccacaccttcttggggtggccatgctacgccaagttcatggcgatctctaactacacctacctcaagctaaagatgcaaCGGCCGAACGACATCATCACTATAGGTAGTACCTTCTCGCATGCCTACACGTGCGActgcgagcattacgagctcgctaCTACCGTCATCAACTCCGTCGAGCTCCCGGAGGTCGGGAATTTAGCGACTCCAGTAGTCCCCGACTGCAATGGGCCAACCTTCTCAAGTGCCTTCCATCCGactgaggaaaccaaggcggtggagatcgaccccactgacccgaccaagatggtgcggatgaggaccaagctcctggccaaatag